Proteins found in one Cricetulus griseus strain 17A/GY chromosome X, alternate assembly CriGri-PICRH-1.0, whole genome shotgun sequence genomic segment:
- the LOC113837697 gene encoding spidroin-2-like: MEREEAARAEGPPAEGPPAEGPPTEVGHPDVAKAPPVAVSTSPEMASQQPHAAGSLATEGAGDTSDGGHGGGPQGPEVGGPKARGAKSRRARARGSRARRARARGAKARSVEARGGEAPGIQAPGGGEAPGIEVPGDVEAPVVEAPGVEAPGVEAPGVEVPGVVEAPGGVEAPGGVEAPGVGEAPGGGAAPGVGDAPGVVEAPGVGEAPGVVEAPGVGEAPGIVEVRGVVEAPSGGEAPGSLQAPGGIQAPGIQAPGIQTPGIQAPGAIKAPGIEASGGVQAPGIQAPGIEAPGIQAPGIQAPGIQAPGIQAPGIQAPGIQAPGAMKAPGIQAPGAMKAPGIQAPGAMKAPGIQAPGAMKAPGIQAPGAMKAPGIQAPGRIQAPGAIKAPGIQAPGRIQAPGRIQAPGIQAPGGIQAPGSVRAPGGVRVPGIQAPGGIRAPGAVKAPGIQAPGGVRAPGAVRAQAA; the protein is encoded by the coding sequence ATGGAGCGAGAGGAGGCAGCACGCGCTGAGGGCCCTCCCGCTGAGGGCCCTCCCGCTGAGGGCCCTCCCACTGAGGTGGGGCATCCCGACGTTGCCAAAGCACCTCCTGTAGCTGTTTCAACATCGCCAGAGATGGCCTCCCAACAGCCCCACGCTGCTGGAAGCCTTGCTACCGAAGGCGCTGGGGACACGTCTGACGGCGGCCATGGCGGAGGTCCTCAAGGCCCAGAGGTTGGCGGCCCAAAGGCCCGAGGCGCAAAGTCCCGACGCGCAAGGGCTCGAGGCTCAAGGGCCCGTCGCGCAAGGGCCCGAGGTGCAAAGGCTAGAAGCGTAGAAGCCCGAGGGGGAGAGGCCCCAGGGATACAGGCCCCAGGAGGCGGAGAGGCCCCAGGGATAGAGGTCCCAGGCGATGTAGAGGCCCCGGTCGTAGAAGCCCCAGGCGTAGAGGCCCCAGGCGTAGAGGCCCCAGGCGTAGAGGTCCCAGGGGTAGTAGAGGCCCCAGGTGGCGTAGAGGCCCCAGGTGGCGTAGAGGCACCAGGGGTAGGAGAGGCCCCAGGCGGCGGAGCAGCCCCAGGCGTTGGAGATGCCCCAGGGGTAGTAGAGGCCCCAGGCGTTGGAGAGGCCCCAGGGGTAGTAGAGGCCCCAGGCGTTGGAGAGGCCCCAGGCATAGTAGAGGTCCGAGGGGTAGTAGAGGCCCCAAGTGGCGGAGAGGCCCCAGGCAGCCTGCAGGCCCCAGGCGGCATACAGGCCCCGGGGATACAGGCCCCGGGGATACAGACCCCAGGGATACAGGCCCCAGGCGCCATAAAGGCCCCAGGGATAGAGGCCTCAGGCGGCGTACAGGCCCCAGGGATACAGGCCCCAGGGATAGAAGCCCCAGGAATACAGGCCCCAGGGATACAGGCCCCAGGGATACAGGCTCCAGGGATACAGGCTCCAGGGATACAGGCCCCAGGGATACAGGCTCCAGGCGCCATGAAGGCCCCAGGGATACAGGCCCCAGGAGCCATGAAGGCCCCAGGGATACAGGCCCCAGGAGCCATGAAGGCCCCAGGGATACAGGCCCCAGGCGCCATGAAGGCCCCAGGGATACAGGCCCCAGGCGCCATGAAGGCTCCAGGGATACAGGCCCCAGGCCGCATACAGGCCCCAGGCGCCATAAAGGCCCCAGGGATACAGGCCCCAGGCCGCATACAGGCCCCAGGCCGCATACAGGCACCAGGGATACAGGCCCCAGGCGGGATACAGGCCCCAGGCAGCGTACGGGCCCCAGGAGGCGTAAGGGTCCCAGGGATACAGGCCCCAGGTGGCATACGGGCCCCAGGCGCCGTAAAGGCCCCAGGGATACAGGCCCCAGGCGGCGTACGGGCCCCAGGCGCCGTAAGGGCCCAGGCGGCGTAA